The Littorina saxatilis isolate snail1 linkage group LG1, US_GU_Lsax_2.0, whole genome shotgun sequence nucleotide sequence ATATCCGATTTTCTAACATAAAAGCCATTACCACGTAACGAAATTTGGTGTTGGCCGGTATTCGACATCTAACATAGAAGTCAGTTCCACTGAACAGAATTTAGTGTTAGACAGTATTCGACCTCTAACATAGAAGTCATTGTAACTGAATGGAATTTAGTGTTTGACAGTATTCGACCTCTAACATAGAAGTCATTACCACTGAACAGAATTTAGTGTTAGACAGTATTCGACCTCTAACATAGAAGTCATTGTAACTGAATGGAATTTAGTGTTGGACGGTATTCGACCTCTAACATAGAAGTCATTACCACTGAACAGAATTTAGTGTTAGACAGTATTCGCCCTCTAACATAAAAGTCATTATAATTATGGAATTTAGTGTCGGACGGTATTCGACCTCTAACATAGTAGCCAATGCCATTACATCCAGCAATGTGCCCAGGAAAAATATTTTTCGGTCACCTTGTTGCATTCGGAGAAAGTGTTAATGGGTTTACTTACATATCATTGAAGGTAATTTGTGAGGGCCCAAACTGGGTCTAATAGGAGACCGAGTTGTGCAAAGAAGGGGCATGGGATTGGGAATAGTTGAGGACAACCAGAAAGAAACAGAGGAAGAGAAAATCAGACGGGTATACAGACAAAAAGGCTGCTTGCTTGCTAGCATGATTGATTTGATCAATCGATTTAATAGATCTTAGAAGCCTTAACTTTTGCCattacagtttttgttttaatccaacATCTATTGAAGAAAATGAATTCTTACAATAACGACGGAAAAACAAGAATAATTATATTGTCTTATTCGAAGATGATGAATATGATTTTGGTTGTTAACGATAGGGGATTTAGATAAAGAAGAGAGAGTCCAGCGCCAAGTCCAGCGCAGCAGACTGAATTGGCACGTCACTCACAGCGATAAAAAGCGTGCAAGTTCAGTCTGCTGCGCTAGACTgggttttgatgttggaagacctgtttttcgtaattgttgtttcgcgttcacatttccataccacctaagcgcgttgttgcttttgtaccaAAATGTATCCCTAATTGTAATATTCATTTGTGTTGAAGTGTGCAAAATGCTGAAATTTTGCAACTGTACTGAaaagactgggtggccgagtggtaacgcacttgcgctcggaagcgagaggttgcgagttcgaccctgggtcagggcgttagcaattttctcccccctttcctaacctaggtggtgggttcaagtgctagtctttcggatgagacgaaaaaccgaggtcccttcgtgtacactacattggggtgtgcacgttaaagatcccacgattgacaaaagggtctttcctggcaaaattgtataggcatagataaaaaaaatgtccaccaaaatacccgtgtgacttggaataataggccgtgaaaagtaggatatgcgccgaaatggctgcgatctgctggtcgatgtgaatgcgtgatgtattgtgtaaaaaattccatctcacacggcataaatagatccctgcgccttgagtccgagtctggaaatacgcgcgcgatataagacttcatataacatataacaAGAGTTATTACAGTTTAATCGAACTTTTAACTATACTGAAAAGTTCCAGTATGTCAAAAAAACTCATCAAAATGCCATGATATGTTACACACTCTTTTGCATTTGTATTAACAATATTAATGTCAAATTTAAAAGGAATACAACTAGCTTTTACTAAACTACGGGGTTTTTACCCACATAGCCCACACAAAATGACGCGAAATCAAgccttttacggcttctgacaaggctgacaccagtcttcttcaaaatggcaaaacaacactgcaaggcacaacagctgaaccaaattAATTTGTGTGggtagaaaatgagttgttcttaAATTTAAGATCAAAAACAGGGTCACTCTTgcttattttcatttttgttgttgtattttagtgtctgcaaattTGCTTTAGCGAATTTgggggtgtcctaggtctccggtacactgcataaGCACCAAttcatgaaaaatgaaactcttcGTTTTAAACGGTAGGGGAAtaaattacctttctggcaatatacttggtttaactataactggccgcatcacaaagttctacagctaaatgtatgtgtttaggttttttttatggCGATTAGTGTAGAATAAGGAATGAATCTGGTCATTTGGACTATTGCGGACAACACGAAGTACACACTTACAAGCACATATGAATTCATCAACACAGTTTGGTTCTATTTACCAGTTGTACTTACCGATGGAATTTGTCGCATCTGCATGGCGGATTAGAGATGTCAACACAGCGAGATAGGTGAAGAGCAACAGCTTGCCAAAGTATGCATCAACAGTCCTGGGTTCCATTGTCAAATCAACCCTTTCTGTGGACTGCCAGTGACGTTTCGTCTTTCGAGATAACTAACGTACAGATCAACTAATTGCGCGAAGTTCGGGGAGAAAATACGCGTGGTTTTGTTGTCATTATTGTGTGGTGCCACATCCTCATCAATAGTCAATGTACGTTTCAAATTCGGACAGTTACGTGTCTACACCAGCATTGTGCAAGTTAGAGTGATGTTCACGCTCGAGTGAGTTAACAATCCATATAAGTTTGAACACACAGCAATCATCGCTACTGATCCATTAGAGAAACAGAACGCGTGAACCTATGCACATGTGCGCCAGGGACAGTTTTCAATCGCGCAGCCCTCTCCCTCCAGCCAAGCCAGTTCAATGAGCTGTCTGCCGCGTGTACCTCAAGTACGAATCGAAACCGCTGGGCGGCTGTGCAGACTGGCACTGTTGTAGAACTTAGCTAGTTAGAGACAATTCATTCGCTTTGATTGTCTTTGCCTAACAATATATTTGGTCTGTTATACTAAAACGAGGATTGAGTTAATCTATATGTGTTTCATTAGGGGAAGGGCACATAATATGATTCGGCTCCTAATATCGATCACCTTCTGTACTGAGAAAATCAGACGCAAGTCCGCTCAGAAAGAGTGTCATTCACCACAGTTATCCTCTCTAGATAACCTGCACACGTCAAAACATCCGGggacacatacacgcaaaccaCAACATGTTTAAATTTTTAAATATGTGTTTTACACTTTTACGCTCCCTGAGGCGTTCAATCTAAATGTGACGCAAAACGAAGTAGTTTCCGTTCAGAGGCAGAGAATAATTACGCAAACAAATACAGTTATATGAGACAGCTAACACTGCAATTGCTGCATGCTCGCTGTGTTGTTCTTGTCTTTCTAGTGCGAACATACAGTgcagcaaaatctcaaagtatgtatacatgtgtccCCTAATATAGACCACCTTCAACAAGTAGAAGGAAAGTACAGCAAAAGAAAAAGTGTAGTCATTTGCGAAGAAGCTTCCTGAGTAACTTATAACGACCATAATCAAACTGACTAGCGCGCATGCTTTCAACAAAACATCAATCTTGTACTTTCGATGCTCCTGTCTATTTTTAAAAAGGTCCTTTAGTTTTCTTTTGTGTATTAGCAGGAATTAATGTTCTCATCGAACTGATACAGATAACTCTTATTCTTATTTTATTTAGTCTGACTCGCACACAGAGTTGTAgtgtgttatttgtttgtgtagtgggattttttacagtgattcgtcaCGGCCACTTCACCGGCCCGTAGGCGCCCAGGTGACCACAACAAAACTAGCGTCACCTGGCTTGGTAGGGAACACTTATCTTGTCGCGCATTACATGCGGAAGCGACCGAGTTCGACCCATTCAACGTCACCAGCTGTTATGTCGCACCAAATGTATGCTTGTCTCGTTCTGTAAAGATCGTCTAATAATTATTGAGAATGAGTATTTCGCTTGTAGTAACTGTAAAATCAACAGCACAGGCATGTTTCTGGTATGTAATGAAAGAAAACTATTTTCTCTTATTACACAATTAATTAATATAAGTATATATGATTTTCCCTATTCTCAGTTTGACAATGACCGCATTAACAACGGGGCTCCAAAAATGTGTGCTGAATTCAGTGTTTTACTAACTGAAGTAAAGACAGCTTCGCGtaatgtgtttttacatttgttTATTGATGATTATGTTTAGTTGGTTCCAGTGATCGAGTACAACAAAATGGCAGGGAATGTAATTTTGTTAGTACCATTTCATTAAAACCTTTTTTGACTTGGCTTTTCACAAGAAAATAATGTGTTGACATGTTAGTGTTGTGATCTCTTTATTTTGGCTTATTGCATACACAACCAGGAGAAAGGCTGGTATATCATGActttaaaacaaagttttaTGTTTACATGTTGCCAGGGATGCTGATATGATTTGCTTCTTACAATTTGGAcacacatgctctctctctctctccctgggTAAGAGTTTTATGTCTGATGTAAGGACATGTAATGAGAACAGCTAGGTTAAGCCTAAAACCTCGATCCTTCTAAAATTAATGTATGTCACCCcctcctgtctgtctctctctctctctctctctctctctctctctctctctctctctctctctcacacacacacacacacacacacacacatacacaaacgcacatgccgcacacattcacacacacacacacacacacacacacacacacacacacacacacacacacacacacacacacacacacacacacacacacacacacacacacgataaacGAAGACCTTGTATTTACTTGTTTTGTGAAATAGAAGTTGTTTTAATCGTTCACCTAACTTGCAAAAACATCTTTTGTTCTACAGATCTAAACCTTAAACCTACACTTACAAAAAATACTTGCCAGTATATGTGCTACATGCAGTGTGCGACAGTTACTAGAAGTATTTCGCGTAGACTGTGCATGCCTTGGATGCATCTAATTGCGGTGGAGACAGAATGGTGACTTGGGGAACTAAGGGACATAATCCATTATCCCCGTTACATTGACTGGTCGATAGTCGCCGTCCGCTGATGGAGACAAATTCATGTTGGTCGTCCGATAACGGTATGTGCTTATGATCGAGGCGTTCAGTTTCAaggaatccaaaaacagatgGACTGCTAAAGTCCCAAAATCaagtagaaaaaaaaaaataaagcagGCCAGTTATTTGACAACAGGAGACATTCACTAGAACTTTGGTACACGAGCCTGATATTAGTtgggcgaagtcaacttcgcgaagtctgctTCGCGAATCTTGCTGTACAACGCGTTGGCACTGGATGTTTGGTAAACAGGCTTGGCGAATACGGCTGTttttaattgagcccgaagtcaaTTATTTGAAGGTTTTGCGAAGTATGCTTACCCAAAATTCAGAGCCAAAGTTTTGTACAGCTAGATTGTAGTAGTCCTGAGAGCAACCAACCACGTTACACCAAAGACATaagccccgcccacctcgtgtcgagtgcctgtggtCTTAGCTTTCCCAGAAAGACTACAGACTTGTTCGTTAATTCGTCATGAGTCTAGGAAGGTGCACAGCCGGGCTTTGAATCAAAGAGCTTGGAAGGAACAGGTCAATCGAACTATCGTACACCAATAGCCATCTACTGTAGTACTAATACTACATGATAGGGTTATTGGTTGATCTGTCCCTGCCACGCATTATGAGACAAGCCCCTGTGAGCAGGAGATACTTCGAACAGGTCTAAACGGTCTCTACAGAGATTTTCATCCTCGTTGACATTTAAAAAAGAACTAGGACTGAAAGTAATGAATATTCCTATGGCAAGGGTTGTAACACGCAGAACAGTTCACGCCATTATGTCTTATCAGTAACGCAAGACATACAATGGACAATTTGCTTAGAGGATTCAACTTTGCCCCCTTTATCTTACCTATGCAGCCAGCTATGCATGAGTATCTGAATTATCGAGATATCCCGTGTAGAGGATTTATTACTCTGAAAAAGAAGTTGTTTGTGCAGTAGCTTGACCTGTGCAGTCGGAAGAGTTTACTTTTCTGACACCAAAGGTGGGGTGTTTTTCCTCTTCAGAGCTACGAAGACGAAGTTGTTATTCTTACAGAAACTAAAACATGGGTTCGGACCATACATCCAATTACACGtttggtgtgcgtgcgtgcgtgcgtgcgtgcgtgagtatgtgtgtgtgtgtgtgtgtgtttgtgtgtgtgtgtttgtgtgcgtgtgtgtatttgtgtgtgtgtgtgtgtgtgtatgtatgtgtgtgcaggtggtgtgtgagtgtgtgtgtgtgtgcggtgtgtgtgtgcgtgtgtgtgtgtgtgtgtgtttgtgtgtgtgtgtgtgtgtgtgtgtgtatttgtgtgtgtgtgaaataatcAATGAGGGCATGTGTATTACCTGGCAAAGCCGGAGGTTGTAATGCGAGTAAAGGCAGCGTTTTTGCAGATTTATAATTCGAAGTACACACACGGACATGGAGGGGGGCataaaaacgcacacacacgaacatggTAATAACATCAGCATGTGGTCAGCAAATAACTTCACATTTGGTGTTCATACGTTCAGATAATGGATGATCATTTCACAAAGTGTCCAGGTTGTATGTCAAAATTGATGGTCTGACTTGTATGCTCTTTCGAAATTTAGTTCCAAATTCGTAAATCTATTCAACAGAACGCAGTTTGACATTGAGCAGTAGCCACACTCACCCAATTTAAACTCTCCAGACAGCTTATAATTGCTGTATAagattgtggtttttttgtaagCAAGGTTGTCAAGGTTCTTCGGATAACACCAAAGGTAAACATATGAAGGGCTTAAGTCGGGTGATTGTGGCTACCACTCAAGGTCAAAACTACGAACTTGAAACTTTGTGAACTGATCATCCCTCATCTGAAGTTagtgtacaccaaatatgaggTAGGCATCTTTTAGGGCGTCATCTTGTATAATGGGTCATGAATGCATTGTATCTGCGCGCAGGCGCCAATTTGGAaagatgtttttcattttgGGCTACTATTTCTTCAATACGCCGTCCCGTTTCCACGTTTATTTTGATGGGGTGTGTGATAGAAACGACATCCAAAAGGACTAGGAGGGATCGGACACGTTGTAGCAGATTCGTACAATGACAATACAGCGAGAACTGTCCGTAGTGTATCGCCGGAAATGACAAAGAGGTTCTTCGCTAAAGAACAGTCTTATACATCTCGCAAGGCACACAGCAAGACAGATATCGCTTCAATAAAACGTTCGCAATCGTAAGCCTTTAATACATTGTGGATGAACAGAAATAAAGCATTGGGTTACTGTTTTCTGAAGAATAACAGTGTTTGGCTCATGTTCGAATAGTGAACTTGTTTTTACATCAACCCACTTCAAATCAACAGAGCAAGTTCATACTTTCAATCTGTTTCAGTTTGCTGGCAATATTCACTTGTATCGGTGGATTCAGTGGCTAATCATATTGTTAGTTAAAAGTCAGGTGCTGAAATGGCTGTCCGAGACTTCTGCTAACTGCTGCTAGAACTTCACATTGCGCCGTCGGCAAACATGTGGGAGAGACTATGCGAGCGATATTTTTTTTTCGGCTCCTCGTCGTAGATTGTCGTGTCTTCGTCGTCTGAATCATCAGACCCGCTGTCATTATCGCCGTCTGACTCGTTTTCGTTGTCATCCTTACTTTCAGCAATTGAAAAATCGCTTTTATCCTCATcctctctcctcctcttcttttctttcttccttttctttcttaGTTTTTTTGTGCGCCTCGGTATTTGATGTGAGCTAGAATGAGATGATCCAACGCCACCGGAAGCGTGCATTCCGGAAGAAAAAGAGGAGACGGAGGAATTGCTGGACTCTTCGCTGTCAGGGAAGCCATGTTGGGGATGCTTGTTGTAGACTGGCACGGCGATGCTGCTGCCCTGTGTGGCTCCAGACGTGGACCAGGACCTGGCGGTGTGCTTGTGGATTGGCCTCGTTGCCTCGGCCGTTATTTCTAGGGGCACAGAAAATCAGCGACATCAGCCACGACCATCACCGCTTCTTTTCTGCCTATCtatatttgtctgtctctcgcggtctctgtctgtctgtctggcctccgctctctctctctctctctctctctctctctctctctctctctctctctctctctctctatttcactatctctctctctatctctctctcgctatttctacctctccctctctttctcgttcttgctcccttctctcccccccccccgttccTTTCTATATTTCTCTCTCGttatctctctgtccctctctttgtATCTCCcttctcattttctctctccgtTATTATTTTCTTGAAGATTGTTGTAAACGTACATCATATActtttcgttttttgtttttcattttcattactttttttcCCCATCGCTGGAAAatattcggatcgcttcctctcagtgaaaagctagcgacaacagagtcgcgctacccaggtgtgtgcgcgtttaggtgtattcagccacatGCACTTATGGCGGAATGACCGAGGACTTTttcgtgccacagtggtgacacgggggggggggggggggggggggggggacatggataccgtcccTGAGTCTGCacgtaaagttgacccgtgtccgtcccggcccggatttgaacctgcgaccttaggatcacaagtcaagtgctctaccaactgagctaccgggcccccatatAGTCATAAAATCATAACATGAAGTCTATTCTCCTTGCTGAAGTCATATTCATTGTAAGCTAGTTGTTTACTCTTGTTCTGAAATGTTAATTGTTGAGTAGTCTGGACTCCTCGAGCAATGGACTCTTCTGAACCACCCACGCTCTTTTGATTATAGTGTggctgtgtttgttgttgttgacgtcgTCATAGTAGCTGCCCTAGATgtgcaacaacaaacacaatacAACTAGCTTGAGTTCGACATTTAAGTGTGATTCAAATGAACCAAACATTAAGACATGTCCCAAGATGGTGAAGATGTAcgaatttttgagttctcccaAAAGAACATCCGCACAATCTTTGTTGAAATGTGATGACTAGAGGGAGTGACGCTGTGACCTTGTAAATAAGGCGGTCAAAGTGAGGTGGACTCCTGCCTTTTAATGATAAATGATCAATAATCAAAGTCAAAAATCCAACATGATTGATTTTTTCATGTTTGTGCAAAATGTAACAAGAAACTATGTAATTCCAGCAAGTTCATACGTATGCGTGTTTTGCCTGGTGCCAATGTTTATGTTTCTCTGCCACAGTGGACGGTACCTATTTAGTTGCTCATCACCGAACTGAGCATCGCCGCACTCAATTCTGTTAATACGACATCAAACTTATTGTGCTATGCTGCAGTCTTACTCTCAGCTTTGGGAACCACTGTCCGGACAGCAAACACAACGGCACCGATGAGAATGACCACGAGGATGCCCACGCCAAAGACCAGAAGCCACTTGATTAAGTCGTTCTTGGCTTTGCCGCCTACAAGATGCCCAGACAAAAAAGCATGATCACCCTTGTGGCAACGATGTACACAACCGTATTTATATTAGTGTCATTTATGATACTTGTAACCCTCTCGATCAATCAGATATATTCGATATTGTGTATTCTCCAGCTATCAGTGTGCACAAGCCAACACCGACCACGACGATGTTACCTATATTTCCACTACACCAAAGTAAGGGCAAGCCGCACCACAACAATCTTTATGTACTCATTTACATCAACTGAATAAACAAAGTAACATTTCTGCTCCCCTGACCACACTGAAACTCAGCCagaaaacactgcataacattttgtttaagcGCACCCGAACTTTTTGGGAgtggcggaggggggggggcgtataCGTAACATGTTCCCTCAACATAAACACCCCTACGTCTTACACCAACTGAGGCCAATTCATACAATATGCACCCGTTCCTTTCACAGGGCATAACCCAGCCAGGGCAACATTGTCAGCTTCTATGCATACGATACACTACTACAGCAGACATTACCCCCCTGCCTTGCACAGAAAGAAAACCTCTCCCTACCCCCTTACGATCTTGATTCAATCATTCACCGTTGTCCGCGTTGACGTTCTGAGCAGTCGCGTTGATGCCTTCAGTCTCCCCCACAACGACGTCCACCTGGTAGATGAGAGCCAGGCTGGAGTAGGACACGTTGTTCTTCTTGACATAACAGCGGTAAGaccagctgctgctgctgtcgctGTCAAGGGCGGGCTGTAGGGATAGCGTGGATGTCTGGACGACCGAACACGGGTCGCTGTCATCTTCGATGGTCACTGTCACCTGGGAGTGGGTCACCGACTGCCACCCTACGTCTGACTCTTCCGCGATGGGTTTTACCTCCCATACCCACCGGACCTGTGTGCACATTTCCATTCCCCAAGTCTAGAACCTTCTGGTTTGTTTGTgcgcgtgcttgtgtgcgtgcatgtgtgcgtgcgtgcgtgcttgtgtgcgtgcgtgcgtgcgtgcgtgtgtgtgcgtacgtgcgtgagtgtgtgtgtgtgtgtgttttgcgtgtTTGTTGCACATATTTTCAAACTTCATCTTCTCGAGGATAAGAACATTTATCTTGCCATTGTTGGTGTTATTGCTATTGTTTATGTTGTggttgtcgtcatcgtcgtgATAGTTGTCCAAAACAAGTACACGTCTGTGCATTTTAGCGCAGAGACGAACACAGAGACAGTGGTCAAaaattcatcatcatcatcatcatcatcatcatcatcatcatcatcatcatgagaagcagcatcatcatcactatccatatcatcatcatcatcatcatcaggagcagcagcagcagcagcagcagcagcagcaccgCAACAATCACCATGAGTAAAGCGTGTGCACAGTCTCACCTCTTCTGCAGCGTGCAAGGTGCCCACAGAGCCCGAGCAGGAGAGGTTGACGGAGGGATCGTCTGGTGTGATCATCACGTGGGTGTCCTGGTCCTTGACCTGAACCTCTGCTGGCATCACTGTAACGTTGCGTATAACACACTCCATTATGTCCACACGCTCGTATGATATGTTAAATGCAAGAGACA carries:
- the LOC138982304 gene encoding uncharacterized protein (The sequence of the model RefSeq protein was modified relative to this genomic sequence to represent the inferred CDS: added 180 bases not found in genome assembly), with product MKSPCSCAVAVLLATITGMEYLSPVKSQRAKITLTPTQLALEPSGHGTVTVACAALATTQVTGMTLSRVGVYGSTHPVRLAEAPNLSRGWDRVAIGDRPDVETNGNETQHYFRYTMNKATCLDAGRYICTLAYVGGTNSKKDEANLPVTVMPAEVQVKDQDTHVMITPDDPSVNLSCSGSVGTLHAAEEVRWVWEVKPIAEESDVGWQSVTHSQVTVTIEDDSDPCSVVQTSTLSLQPALDSDSSSSWSYRCYVKKNNVSYSSLALIYQVDVVVGETEGINATAQNVNADNGGKAKNDLIKWLLVFGVGILVVILIGAVVFAVRTVVPKAEKITAEATRPIHKHTARSWSTSGATQGSSIAVPVYNKHPQHGFPDSEESSNSSVSSFSSGMHASGGVGSSHSSSHQIPRRTKKLRKKRKKEKKRRREDEDKSDFSIAESKDDNENESDGDNDSGSDDSDDEDTTIYDEEPKKKYRSHSLSHMFADGAM